From Juglans regia cultivar Chandler chromosome 8, Walnut 2.0, whole genome shotgun sequence, the proteins below share one genomic window:
- the LOC108997749 gene encoding uncharacterized protein LOC108997749, with protein MAKFEVKKFDGHNNFNLWRVKMKALLRQQGLSNVLDGKVSDDSLTSSREEEDKAYNTILLSLSNGVLREVADEETASGLWTKLESLDTISLTVMKSTLNSKGLRTKLNLRDTYNQASGLFVKGSLARLDIVREVQRRTWNECPKLKNKEEGTNSSNVVIFPEEKSNDSDIVLAISSSNSHFGDRDVVFDEQSMLDPRNEFTMSTGEEQDDSDSDSGAQGEQDYHIATGR; from the exons ATGGCAAAGTTTGAAGTGAAGAAATTTGACGGTCATAACAACTTTAATTTATGGCGCGTCAAGATGAAGGCTTTGTTGCGACAACAAGGTTTGTCAAATGTATTGGATGGGAAGGTGTCTGATGATTCCCTTACATCgtcaagagaagaagaagataaggcATACAATACTATTCTGTTATCATTATCAAATGGAGTTTTGAGAGAGGTTGCTGATGAGGAGACTGCTTCTGGTCTTTGGACTAAACTTGAGAGCCT AGATACTATTTCCTTGACAGTTATGAAATCTACTTTGAATTCTAAGGGATTGAGAACTAAATTGAATTTGAGGGACACGTATAATCAAGCTAGTGGTTTGTTTGTTAAGGGTTCACTAGCAAGGCTAGATATAGTGAGAGAGGTTCAGAGAAGAACATGG AATGAATGTCCTAAGCTGAAAAACAAAGAGGAAGGTACTAATTCCTCTAATGTCGTTATCTTTCCTGAAGAAAAGTCTAATGATTCAGACATTGTCTTAGCAATTAGCAGCTCTAATAGTCATTTTGGTGACAG GGATGTTGTATTTGATGAACAATCCATGCTTGATCCTAGAAATGAGTTTACTATGTCTACAGGTGAAGAGCAAG atgattctgattctgatagtGGTGCACAGGGTGAGCAAGACTACCATATAGCTACTGGTAGATGA